A portion of the Parasedimentitalea marina genome contains these proteins:
- a CDS encoding Rne/Rng family ribonuclease, whose amino-acid sequence MAKKMLIDATHAEETRVVVVDGNKVEEFDFESENKRQLAGNIYLAKVTRVEPSLQAAFVDYGGNRHGFLAFSEIHPDYYQIPIADREALMEEERVYAEAMRAKDDEEDNKPTKPRRSRSRNRTKAEDVATKDAVETKEVDVPKAEISGMETIDLSDEGEAEAGSSNVLGTAEGSSPMETVAETPVEEPVQEQSEAQDETAETAEPVAVETAVVEPAAGETVAVDAVAEVAPVAEAIASAEETVAEPVVQDDAANDTPKEAPVADGEPAEAKAPGDDEPDAEDSRADATSKDSTIESVADEDDSEDIRPRRKPRPRRYKIQEVIKVRQVLLVQVVKEERGNKGAALTTYLSLAGRYCVLMPNTARGGGISRKITNAVDRKKLKEIANEIDVPQGAGLIVRTAGAKRTKAEIKRDYEYLQRLWEQIRELTLKSIAPAKIYEEGDLIKRSIRDLYNREIDEVFVEGERGYRIAKDFMKMIMPSHAKNVKRYNETLPLFARYQVESYLGGMFNPTVQLKSGGYIVIDVTEALVAIDVNSGRATKEGSIEDTATKTNLEAAEEVARQLRLRDLAGLIVIDFIDMDERKNNAAVEKKIKDKLKTDRARIQIGRISGFGLMEMSRQRLRPGMLEATTQPCPSCHGTGLIRSDDNMALTILRQIEEEGTRNRSREVLVRCPVSIANFLMNQKREHIAQIEARYGLSVRIEGDPHLVSPDFTLEKFKTATRVVQVAAAPVVSVDTSLMAQVDAEEAEASDDDAADVAPEAADTVDIVETSDESETKPKRKRRRRRRRSGKSDGAENGNEDGSGENTDAAAAAEASSEGEVAAPTEGAVEGEQPAEEETKPKPKRTRSRSRSRGSKAKTEAAAGDATPSTDAPEVAAVEEVVAVEEVVAVEGETTVVETAAVETTETEVSVAKAEPTPETAPVAVEAVVEAAPEVSVEPAAEPVVAEEPAVEQPETAVDTAPEPVEAPATVEVEAVVEPVAVADSVSEKAPEISEAAVEKTVEPELVVETMTTQAEPEPELVSAVEVAPEPEEPAKPKRRGWWSLGS is encoded by the coding sequence ATGGCAAAGAAGATGCTTATTGATGCCACCCACGCGGAAGAAACCCGCGTCGTGGTGGTCGACGGAAACAAAGTTGAGGAGTTCGACTTTGAATCCGAGAACAAACGCCAGCTTGCTGGCAATATCTATCTGGCAAAAGTAACACGGGTCGAACCCTCTCTGCAGGCCGCCTTTGTTGACTATGGCGGCAATCGCCATGGATTTTTGGCGTTTTCGGAAATTCATCCCGATTACTATCAGATTCCGATCGCTGATCGCGAAGCTCTGATGGAAGAAGAGCGCGTCTATGCCGAGGCTATGCGCGCCAAGGATGATGAAGAAGACAACAAACCTACCAAACCGCGCCGCTCGCGTTCTCGCAACCGCACAAAAGCCGAAGACGTGGCCACCAAGGATGCGGTCGAGACCAAAGAAGTTGACGTCCCTAAGGCCGAAATTTCCGGTATGGAAACTATCGATCTTAGCGATGAGGGCGAGGCTGAAGCTGGGTCTTCGAATGTGCTTGGCACAGCCGAAGGCAGTTCTCCAATGGAGACTGTGGCGGAAACTCCGGTTGAAGAACCTGTTCAGGAACAATCCGAAGCTCAAGACGAAACTGCGGAGACTGCAGAACCAGTTGCTGTGGAAACAGCTGTTGTAGAACCAGCTGCCGGAGAAACTGTTGCTGTTGATGCCGTCGCCGAAGTTGCGCCCGTTGCTGAGGCTATAGCTTCCGCAGAGGAAACCGTCGCCGAACCAGTCGTTCAGGACGATGCAGCCAACGACACACCTAAAGAAGCACCGGTTGCAGACGGCGAACCCGCCGAAGCAAAGGCGCCGGGCGACGACGAGCCGGATGCGGAAGATAGCCGTGCAGATGCCACGTCGAAAGACAGCACAATCGAATCTGTTGCTGACGAAGATGACAGCGAAGACATTCGTCCACGCCGTAAACCACGTCCGCGCCGCTACAAGATCCAGGAAGTTATCAAAGTTCGCCAGGTTCTACTGGTGCAGGTTGTCAAAGAAGAGCGCGGCAACAAAGGCGCTGCTTTGACCACATATCTGTCGCTGGCTGGTCGGTATTGCGTTCTGATGCCCAACACCGCCCGTGGTGGCGGCATTTCCCGCAAAATTACCAATGCTGTTGACCGCAAGAAGCTAAAGGAAATCGCCAACGAAATCGACGTGCCTCAGGGCGCGGGGCTGATCGTTCGCACTGCCGGCGCCAAACGCACCAAGGCTGAGATCAAGCGCGATTACGAATACCTGCAACGCCTGTGGGAGCAGATCCGCGAGTTGACGCTGAAATCTATCGCGCCTGCCAAGATCTATGAAGAAGGCGATTTGATTAAACGGTCGATCCGCGACCTGTATAACCGCGAAATTGATGAAGTGTTTGTCGAAGGTGAACGCGGATATCGCATCGCCAAAGACTTCATGAAAATGATCATGCCGTCGCACGCCAAGAACGTGAAGCGTTACAACGAAACCCTGCCGCTGTTCGCCCGTTATCAGGTCGAAAGCTATCTGGGGGGCATGTTCAACCCAACCGTTCAGCTGAAATCTGGCGGCTATATCGTGATTGATGTCACCGAGGCGCTGGTCGCTATCGATGTCAACTCGGGTCGGGCCACCAAAGAAGGCTCGATTGAGGATACGGCGACAAAGACCAACCTAGAGGCCGCCGAAGAGGTGGCCCGTCAGTTGCGCCTTCGTGACCTTGCCGGTCTGATCGTCATCGACTTCATCGACATGGATGAGCGTAAGAACAACGCAGCCGTTGAAAAGAAGATCAAAGACAAGCTGAAGACTGATCGCGCCCGCATTCAAATCGGCCGTATCTCGGGCTTTGGTCTGATGGAGATGAGCCGTCAGCGCCTGCGGCCTGGCATGCTTGAAGCCACCACCCAGCCGTGCCCTTCGTGCCACGGCACCGGATTGATCCGCTCGGACGATAACATGGCGCTGACCATTCTGCGTCAGATCGAGGAAGAGGGCACCCGCAACCGCTCTCGCGAAGTTCTGGTGCGCTGCCCGGTCAGTATTGCCAATTTCCTGATGAACCAAAAGCGCGAGCATATCGCCCAGATTGAAGCGCGTTATGGTCTGTCGGTTCGCATTGAAGGCGACCCGCATTTGGTCAGCCCTGACTTTACTCTCGAGAAATTCAAGACTGCGACCCGGGTGGTGCAGGTCGCAGCAGCTCCTGTGGTGTCGGTTGATACATCGTTGATGGCACAAGTGGATGCTGAAGAGGCTGAAGCCAGTGATGACGATGCCGCCGACGTCGCGCCGGAAGCCGCTGATACTGTGGATATCGTCGAAACGTCGGACGAATCTGAGACTAAGCCCAAACGCAAACGTCGTCGTCGCCGTCGTCGGTCGGGTAAATCCGATGGGGCCGAAAACGGCAATGAGGATGGTTCCGGTGAAAATACCGATGCCGCTGCTGCTGCCGAGGCCTCTTCTGAGGGCGAGGTTGCTGCCCCTACTGAGGGAGCAGTCGAAGGTGAGCAGCCTGCTGAAGAAGAGACCAAGCCTAAGCCCAAGCGCACCCGGTCCCGGTCACGCTCACGGGGCAGTAAAGCCAAAACCGAAGCAGCAGCGGGCGATGCTACACCGTCGACTGACGCTCCGGAAGTGGCTGCTGTAGAGGAAGTGGTTGCTGTAGAGGAAGTGGTTGCTGTAGAGGGTGAAACCACTGTGGTGGAAACTGCTGCGGTCGAGACCACTGAGACTGAAGTTTCCGTGGCTAAAGCCGAGCCCACGCCTGAAACTGCACCAGTAGCAGTAGAAGCGGTGGTTGAAGCCGCACCAGAGGTCAGTGTTGAACCAGCTGCCGAGCCTGTTGTTGCTGAAGAGCCTGCCGTAGAACAGCCTGAGACTGCGGTGGACACGGCTCCTGAGCCAGTTGAGGCACCGGCGACAGTGGAGGTTGAAGCTGTTGTTGAGCCTGTTGCAGTTGCAGACAGCGTGTCTGAAAAAGCACCAGAAATCAGTGAGGCTGCCGTTGAGAAGACGGTTGAGCCCGAGCTGGTGGTCGAAACTATGACCACGCAGGCAGAGCCCGAGCCCGAGTTGGTATCAGCTGTTGAGGTCGCTCCGGAGCCAGAGGAACCAGCCAAGCCTAAACGACGTGGCTGGTGGTCTTTGGGAAGCTAA
- the purS gene encoding phosphoribosylformylglycinamidine synthase subunit PurS: MKARVHVMLKNGVLDPQGEAVRHALGAMGFDKVNGVRQGKVIDLTLAEGSSEADVTDMCEKLLANTVIESYSIEIL; the protein is encoded by the coding sequence ATGAAGGCACGTGTGCATGTGATGCTGAAGAATGGGGTTTTGGATCCACAGGGTGAGGCCGTGCGCCATGCCTTGGGGGCGATGGGCTTTGACAAGGTAAACGGCGTTCGCCAAGGCAAGGTGATCGATCTGACCTTGGCCGAAGGCTCTAGCGAAGCAGATGTGACAGACATGTGCGAGAAGCTGCTTGCCAATACAGTTATTGAATCCTACAGCATCGAGATTCTGTGA
- a CDS encoding cytochrome P450, with protein sequence MIPPKPPSRPGKVSLWRYLRLFRQDILSAQPARLYHAWMAEFRTPFFRSFLINQPDLVKEVLKKRPDDFPKSNRIAEGLRPLLGNSVFLTNGETWKRQRRIIDPAFEGGRLKDSFPAMWDAAEAAVARLQGQLDKPIEIESHTSHVAADVIFRSLFSIPIEHEIAAQVFTRFRDYQRSQPILNLAAFIPLPRWIPRFFKTSTKRDAAEIRKLITQLTTERMQAISTGDAPDDLATKIMTTSDPVSGERFDTEEMVDQVAIFFLAGHETSASALAWALYLLALYPEWQDRVAAEAEALTDQEFAVMSKLRLSRDVFREALRLYPPVPMMVRQAACPVEHFRDRDVPVGAQLVVSPWHLHRHDRLWDNPDGFDPGRWGTENGKICQREAFIPFSVGARVCPGAGFAMVEGPLILSMILRSYKIEVVAGREPIPVAHLTVRSQDGIWVKLDRR encoded by the coding sequence ATGATCCCACCTAAACCACCGTCCCGACCTGGGAAAGTATCGTTATGGCGCTATCTCCGTCTATTTCGTCAGGATATTCTGTCAGCACAGCCAGCCCGATTGTATCACGCTTGGATGGCCGAGTTTCGCACGCCGTTTTTTAGATCGTTTCTGATAAATCAGCCTGATTTGGTGAAAGAGGTGCTGAAAAAGCGTCCGGATGATTTCCCTAAATCCAATCGTATCGCCGAAGGGCTGCGGCCACTCCTGGGGAACTCCGTTTTTTTGACCAATGGTGAAACCTGGAAGCGCCAGCGTCGGATCATTGACCCAGCGTTTGAGGGCGGACGGTTAAAAGACAGCTTTCCTGCAATGTGGGATGCAGCTGAGGCAGCAGTTGCGCGTTTGCAAGGACAGTTGGACAAACCGATCGAGATTGAATCTCATACCAGTCATGTGGCCGCAGATGTCATATTCCGGTCCTTGTTTTCTATCCCCATTGAGCATGAGATCGCCGCACAGGTGTTTACCCGGTTTCGGGATTATCAGAGGAGCCAGCCGATCCTGAATTTGGCTGCTTTTATTCCACTACCGCGTTGGATTCCGCGGTTCTTCAAGACTTCGACCAAACGGGATGCAGCAGAAATTCGTAAACTGATCACTCAGTTGACCACCGAGCGAATGCAGGCGATCTCGACCGGAGACGCCCCGGACGATCTGGCGACGAAAATCATGACGACATCGGATCCGGTGTCCGGAGAGCGATTTGACACTGAGGAAATGGTGGACCAAGTCGCGATCTTCTTCCTGGCGGGACATGAGACCAGTGCATCAGCACTGGCCTGGGCGTTGTATTTGCTGGCGCTTTATCCGGAATGGCAAGATCGGGTGGCTGCGGAGGCAGAGGCCCTGACAGATCAGGAATTTGCAGTGATGTCAAAATTGCGGCTGAGCCGGGATGTTTTCCGTGAGGCCCTGAGGCTTTATCCACCGGTTCCAATGATGGTGCGACAAGCTGCTTGCCCGGTAGAACACTTTCGCGACAGGGATGTCCCAGTGGGGGCACAACTCGTGGTTAGCCCCTGGCATTTACACCGTCATGACAGATTATGGGACAACCCTGACGGATTTGATCCCGGGCGCTGGGGAACGGAAAATGGTAAAATCTGCCAGCGTGAAGCATTTATCCCTTTTTCTGTAGGTGCCAGGGTTTGCCCCGGGGCAGGATTTGCCATGGTGGAAGGCCCGCTCATCTTATCGATGATTCTGCGCAGCTACAAAATTGAAGTTGTTGCTGGGCGTGAACCTATACCTGTCGCGCATTTGACAGTCCGTTCACAAGATGGGATTTGGGTGAAACTGGACCGCCGCTAA
- a CDS encoding sensor histidine kinase, with the protein MAAPHNLPQKSKVTKPSRTFSWKVRLALVLLLAVVAVTVWQTNRLLSNRFTQTTRNRAELRLALYSGNLLSELRQNAIVPQLLARDQTLISALQSNDFSLSTQRLISFVDEIGAASIMLLAQDGRTVAATDRLRLGELHRSAPYFVDAVRSNTTVFSVIEREAGGYRFTYARRLEASSEVLGVIVVEVDLQKFERAWAGISDAVMVSDSTGTIVLATESRWRGLSEAEAVTQQTPQGAIQRAIRATTDWTVLPADAYLRGEAVMRITNRIQFRGWRMTSFTTYVSIRERVNAVLALEIMGFAIFLALGFYALSRRTALRMALFQRESAELRVLNARLQREVAERERVQKTLAVAEQSLAQSSKLAALGEMSAAVSHELNQPLAAMKTYLAGARLLLGRNRPEEALVSFGRIDDLIERMGAITRQLKSYARKGGDTFSPVNMGDALASSLSMMEPQLRQRHVRIARVLPDSPVFVMGDRMRIEQVMVNLLRNALDATKSVVDPEIEIILAAGETAILAVRDNGAGIEDFGELFEPFYTTKQPGDGVGLGLAISSGIVNDLGGRLTARNGENGGAVFEMQLPILVDGIEAAE; encoded by the coding sequence ATGGCTGCCCCGCATAATCTTCCGCAAAAATCTAAAGTCACCAAACCCTCCCGAACATTTTCGTGGAAAGTGCGGTTGGCGTTGGTATTGTTGCTGGCAGTGGTTGCGGTCACAGTCTGGCAAACCAACCGATTGTTGTCGAACCGTTTCACCCAAACCACGCGCAACCGGGCTGAACTGCGGCTGGCGCTGTATTCTGGCAACTTGTTGAGTGAGTTGCGTCAAAACGCCATTGTGCCGCAACTCTTGGCGCGCGATCAGACGTTGATTTCAGCCCTTCAATCCAATGATTTTTCATTGTCGACACAGCGGTTGATTTCGTTTGTTGATGAAATCGGCGCCGCGTCGATTATGCTTTTGGCGCAGGATGGGCGCACAGTGGCGGCCACGGATCGGCTTCGTCTGGGGGAGCTTCACCGCAGCGCGCCATATTTCGTAGATGCGGTGCGTTCCAATACCACCGTGTTTTCAGTGATCGAGCGTGAGGCGGGGGGCTACCGCTTTACCTATGCGCGGCGTTTGGAGGCTTCCTCGGAAGTGTTGGGCGTGATTGTTGTAGAGGTCGATCTGCAGAAGTTTGAGCGCGCCTGGGCCGGGATTTCTGACGCGGTTATGGTGAGTGACAGCACGGGCACTATCGTTTTGGCAACGGAATCGCGTTGGCGCGGCTTGAGCGAAGCAGAAGCGGTGACACAGCAAACGCCACAGGGGGCGATCCAGAGAGCAATCCGCGCGACGACAGATTGGACTGTGTTGCCCGCAGATGCTTATCTTCGCGGCGAAGCCGTCATGCGGATTACCAATCGTATTCAATTTCGCGGTTGGCGGATGACCTCATTTACCACCTATGTGTCCATCCGGGAGCGGGTGAATGCGGTTTTGGCGCTGGAGATCATGGGGTTTGCCATATTCTTGGCGCTGGGATTCTATGCGCTTAGCCGGAGGACTGCGCTTCGTATGGCCTTGTTTCAGCGCGAGTCGGCGGAGCTTCGCGTATTGAATGCCCGTTTGCAGCGGGAAGTCGCCGAACGCGAGAGGGTGCAAAAGACTCTTGCCGTGGCCGAGCAAAGCCTGGCGCAAAGTTCCAAACTGGCAGCTTTGGGAGAGATGTCTGCAGCCGTTAGCCATGAGTTAAATCAACCCCTGGCGGCCATGAAAACTTATTTGGCGGGCGCGCGCTTATTGCTCGGCCGCAACCGACCAGAAGAGGCGCTGGTGTCTTTTGGCCGGATCGATGATTTGATTGAACGCATGGGGGCGATAACGCGACAATTGAAATCTTATGCCCGCAAGGGAGGAGATACGTTTAGCCCAGTAAATATGGGAGATGCACTGGCCTCAAGCTTGTCGATGATGGAGCCACAGTTGCGTCAACGACACGTCAGGATCGCCCGTGTTTTGCCGGACAGCCCAGTCTTTGTCATGGGCGATCGGATGCGCATCGAGCAAGTGATGGTGAACCTCTTGCGTAACGCCCTGGATGCCACCAAATCAGTGGTAGACCCCGAGATCGAAATTATTCTGGCCGCGGGGGAAACCGCAATTCTGGCCGTGCGCGATAATGGTGCTGGGATCGAAGACTTTGGAGAGCTGTTTGAGCCCTTTTATACAACCAAGCAGCCGGGTGACGGGGTTGGGCTTGGGCTTGCTATCTCCTCAGGGATCGTGAACGACCTAGGGGGACGACTTACGGCCCGCAACGGTGAAAACGGCGGCGCGGTGTTTGAAATGCAATTGCCGATCTTGGTGGACGGGATCGAAGCCGCTGAATAA
- a CDS encoding ribbon-helix-helix domain-containing protein, whose product MNSRPRKHSLTLRGHRTSVSLEDEFWSAFRKIAEEDGCPINVLAAEIDESRGADCGLASAIRLFVLRRLTKH is encoded by the coding sequence GTGAACAGTCGCCCCCGAAAACACTCTCTGACACTGCGCGGACACCGTACTTCCGTGTCCCTTGAGGACGAGTTCTGGTCAGCTTTTCGCAAAATCGCCGAAGAGGACGGCTGTCCAATCAACGTTCTGGCAGCAGAAATAGACGAATCTCGTGGAGCGGACTGCGGCTTGGCCTCGGCGATCCGGCTGTTTGTCCTAAGGCGATTAACCAAGCATTAA
- a CDS encoding sigma-54-dependent transcriptional regulator, with protein MAQAMKIAIVDDEQDMRQSISQWLALSGYDTETFASAEDALKVLSADYPGIVISDIKMPGMDGMQFLKKLMGSDSALPVIMITGHGDVPMAVEAMRVGAFDFLEKPFNPDRMSELAKRATGARRLVLDNRVLRRELSDGTQIMKKLIGASPVMDRLKEDILDLGQADGHVMIDGETGTGKTLVAHALHAVGSRAGKKFVLVSCAALEEEALSKRLFGPMMPEDSLLPAIEEARGGTLVLEDIDALTEPLQGKLLSVINEQGTPGETRIVAISNLQEAGKTCEDALRSDLFYRLAALRITVPPLRQRGEDILTLFMRLSEQFSEEYGCEAPKVSAQEAAQLLQAPWPGNVRQLINIAERAVLQARRGSGTIASLLMSDHEEMQPVMTTEGKPLKEYVEAFERMLIDNTMRRHKGSIASVMEELCLPRRTLNEKMAKYGLQRSDYL; from the coding sequence ATGGCACAGGCCATGAAAATCGCGATTGTAGATGACGAGCAGGATATGCGTCAGTCCATCAGCCAATGGTTGGCCTTGTCGGGCTACGACACTGAAACATTTGCCAGCGCCGAAGATGCACTAAAGGTGCTGAGTGCAGATTACCCCGGAATTGTGATTTCCGATATCAAAATGCCCGGCATGGACGGGATGCAATTCCTGAAGAAATTGATGGGCAGCGACAGCGCGTTACCGGTGATCATGATCACCGGACACGGAGATGTGCCTATGGCCGTCGAGGCGATGCGAGTCGGAGCATTTGATTTCCTTGAGAAACCATTCAACCCGGACCGAATGTCCGAACTGGCCAAACGCGCCACCGGCGCCCGGCGTCTGGTGCTCGACAACCGTGTGTTGCGGCGGGAATTGTCGGACGGCACCCAGATCATGAAAAAACTGATTGGCGCCAGCCCTGTGATGGATCGTTTGAAAGAGGACATTCTGGACCTTGGCCAAGCCGACGGCCACGTGATGATCGACGGCGAAACGGGGACTGGCAAAACGCTGGTGGCCCATGCTTTGCACGCTGTCGGCAGCCGGGCGGGTAAGAAATTTGTACTGGTCAGCTGTGCCGCGCTGGAAGAAGAGGCCCTGTCCAAGCGGCTGTTTGGTCCGATGATGCCCGAAGACTCGCTGTTGCCAGCCATCGAGGAAGCGCGCGGCGGCACTTTGGTGCTGGAAGACATTGATGCGCTGACGGAACCGTTGCAGGGCAAGCTGCTAAGCGTGATCAACGAGCAGGGCACCCCCGGGGAAACCCGCATTGTTGCGATTTCGAACCTGCAAGAGGCGGGCAAAACCTGCGAGGACGCTTTGCGGTCGGACTTATTCTACCGTTTGGCAGCTTTGCGGATCACTGTGCCACCATTGCGCCAGCGTGGTGAAGACATTCTGACACTGTTCATGCGCCTGTCCGAGCAATTCTCTGAGGAATACGGCTGTGAGGCTCCCAAAGTCTCGGCGCAAGAGGCGGCCCAGTTGTTGCAGGCCCCATGGCCCGGCAATGTGCGCCAGTTGATCAACATCGCGGAACGGGCCGTGCTGCAAGCGCGGCGTGGCTCTGGCACCATTGCGTCGCTTCTGATGTCCGATCACGAGGAAATGCAACCGGTGATGACAACCGAGGGCAAACCGTTGAAGGAATATGTTGAAGCCTTTGAGCGGATGCTGATCGACAATACCATGCGTCGCCACAAGGGATCGATCGCATCGGTGATGGAGGAACTGTGCCTTCCACGCCGGACCTTGAATGAAAAAATGGCCAAATATGGTTTGCAACGGTCAGACTATCTTTGA
- a CDS encoding sulfurtransferase TusA family protein — MSEISEIVDAIGLLCPLPVLKLRKRLKSLQQGVILQLLADDPAAVIDVPHFCSESGHTLVQITEADGHQIYLVRKGD; from the coding sequence ATGAGCGAAATTAGCGAAATAGTAGACGCCATTGGCCTGTTGTGCCCCCTGCCCGTCCTCAAACTCCGCAAACGGCTGAAGTCGTTGCAGCAAGGTGTAATCCTTCAACTTTTGGCGGACGATCCTGCAGCTGTAATTGACGTGCCCCATTTTTGCAGTGAAAGCGGTCATACATTGGTGCAGATCACCGAGGCAGACGGCCATCAGATCTACTTAGTCCGCAAAGGCGATTGA
- the purQ gene encoding phosphoribosylformylglycinamidine synthase subunit PurQ: protein MKAAVVVFPGSNCDRDLAVAFERAGFDVTMVWHKDSALPSGVDIVGVPGGFSYGDYLRCGAIAAQSPICKAVVDHANRGGYAVGICNGFQVLTETGVLPGALLRNAGLKYICRSVDLTVTTSNSVFTEGYSAGDVISVPIAHHDGNYFADAETIAKLQGEDRIAFSYCDNPNGSLGDIAGILSENRRVLGMMPHPERAADEAHGGTDGVAVFRALTGIVATA from the coding sequence ATGAAGGCGGCCGTAGTTGTTTTTCCTGGGTCAAACTGCGATCGCGATCTGGCGGTAGCCTTTGAACGTGCTGGTTTTGATGTCACGATGGTCTGGCACAAGGACAGTGCGCTGCCCTCGGGCGTAGATATTGTTGGTGTGCCGGGTGGTTTTTCCTATGGCGATTACCTGCGCTGTGGTGCCATTGCGGCGCAGTCTCCGATTTGTAAGGCCGTTGTCGATCATGCAAATCGCGGTGGCTATGCGGTAGGGATCTGTAACGGCTTTCAGGTGTTGACGGAAACCGGTGTTCTGCCCGGTGCCTTGCTGCGCAATGCCGGATTGAAATACATCTGCCGCTCAGTTGATTTGACGGTCACAACCTCCAACAGCGTCTTCACTGAAGGCTACAGTGCGGGTGACGTCATCAGTGTCCCAATTGCGCACCATGACGGCAACTATTTTGCGGATGCCGAAACGATTGCGAAATTGCAGGGCGAGGATCGCATTGCCTTTAGCTATTGTGATAATCCTAATGGCTCGCTTGGTGATATCGCCGGTATCTTGTCCGAGAACCGCCGGGTTTTAGGTATGATGCCACACCCCGAGAGGGCAGCGGATGAAGCTCATGGTGGCACCGATGGGGTGGCAGTGTTCCGCGCATTGACAGGTATAGTTGCCACTGCGTGA
- a CDS encoding DUF4169 family protein translates to MAEPVNLNRFKKNAARAEKKARATQNAVKFGRTKAEKKLDRTKRDNTKRDLDGHQSDT, encoded by the coding sequence ATGGCAGAACCGGTCAACCTGAACCGGTTCAAAAAAAATGCTGCACGGGCTGAGAAAAAGGCCCGTGCGACTCAGAACGCAGTTAAATTTGGCCGCACCAAAGCTGAGAAGAAGCTGGATCGCACAAAACGAGACAACACCAAGCGTGACCTTGATGGTCACCAAAGTGACACGTGA
- a CDS encoding cytochrome c biogenesis CcdA family protein, whose translation MFGIEIIDAGLLPAMLVALVAGLISFLSPCVLPIVPPYLAYMSGVSIGDMQNPGAARRKAILAALFFVMGLSTVFLLLGFTASLFGAFVLQNQELFAQVSGLVVIIFGLHFLSVFRIPILDREMRMEAGQSGGSAVGAYILGLAFAFGWTPCIGPQLGAILSLAASEASVARGTILLGIYALGLGIPFLVAAIFLSRSMVLMNKMKRHMGLIEKLMGGLLLLVGVMLVTGLFSTFSWWLLETFPALATLG comes from the coding sequence ATGTTTGGTATAGAAATCATTGATGCAGGCCTGCTGCCTGCCATGCTCGTCGCGCTGGTCGCCGGATTGATCAGCTTCCTTTCCCCCTGTGTGTTGCCTATCGTGCCGCCCTATCTGGCCTATATGAGTGGCGTTTCGATAGGAGATATGCAAAACCCTGGTGCGGCCCGTCGTAAGGCGATTTTGGCTGCCCTTTTCTTTGTTATGGGCCTGTCTACAGTGTTCCTGCTGTTGGGATTCACGGCGTCGCTGTTTGGCGCATTTGTTCTGCAAAACCAAGAACTTTTCGCCCAAGTTTCTGGACTTGTCGTGATCATCTTTGGCCTGCATTTTTTGTCGGTCTTTCGTATTCCAATATTGGATCGTGAGATGCGTATGGAGGCCGGTCAATCCGGTGGATCAGCGGTTGGAGCCTATATCTTGGGCCTTGCATTTGCCTTTGGCTGGACGCCCTGTATCGGACCACAACTGGGGGCAATCCTGTCTTTAGCAGCGTCTGAAGCCTCGGTTGCGAGGGGAACCATTCTGCTGGGAATCTATGCGCTTGGCCTCGGCATTCCGTTTCTGGTCGCTGCGATTTTCCTCAGCCGGTCAATGGTACTAATGAACAAAATGAAACGCCACATGGGGCTGATCGAGAAACTCATGGGTGGTTTGTTATTGCTGGTTGGCGTGATGCTGGTGACCGGCTTGTTTTCTACGTTCTCCTGGTGGCTTCTTGAGACCTTTCCAGCACTGGCGACACTTGGTTAA